In one window of Nocardia brasiliensis DNA:
- a CDS encoding GntR family transcriptional regulator — protein sequence MSLQDQIAACVRRAVTAGELVVNEQLPPATELAHALAVDRNTVLAAYRRLREEGVVDFRRGRGVRVTATAPTSAPVEQAVHQLIESARVNGYSKAEVLGLIEELM from the coding sequence GTGTCGCTGCAAGACCAGATCGCGGCTTGCGTCCGGCGTGCGGTCACCGCCGGGGAGTTGGTGGTCAACGAACAGCTCCCGCCCGCAACGGAATTGGCGCACGCGTTGGCTGTCGATCGTAATACGGTACTGGCGGCGTATCGGCGGCTGCGGGAGGAGGGGGTCGTGGATTTCCGACGTGGGCGTGGCGTTCGGGTCACCGCGACTGCCCCCACCTCGGCGCCGGTGGAGCAGGCCGTTCACCAGTTGATCGAGTCCGCGCGCGTGAATGGTTACAGCAAGGCCGAGGTGCTCGGCTTGATCGAGGAGTTGATGTGA
- the gndA gene encoding NADP-dependent phosphogluconate dehydrogenase, with translation MTSSAGSNARAHIGVTGLAVMGSNIARNFARHGHTVALHNRSIAKTDALLAAHGAEGDFVRTETIEEFVGALQRPRRVLIMVKAGAPTDAVIEELAAAMDEGDIIIDGGNALFTDTIRREKALRERGLHFVGAGISGGEEGALNGPAIMPGGPKESYETLGPLLESIAAQVDGTPCCTHIGPDGSGHFVKMVHNGIEYADMQLIGEAYHLLRDALGLGAEQIADVFTGWNQGELESYLVEITAEVLNQTDAKTGTPLVDVILDAAEQKGTGRWTVKAALDLGVPVTGIAEAVFARALSGAAAQRAAAGGLAAGQLAAKPTDVEQFTADIESALYASKVVAYAQGFDQIAAASVEYDWNLKPGDLATIWRGGCIIRARFLNRIKDAYDTNPQLPSLILDPFFQSAIENAIDSWRRVVATAVRLGIPVPAFASSLAYYDGLRAKRLPAALTQAQRDYFGAHTYERIDMPGKFHTLWSGDRSEVAAD, from the coding sequence ATGACGTCATCGGCGGGATCGAACGCACGCGCCCACATCGGGGTCACCGGCCTCGCGGTGATGGGAAGCAATATCGCGCGCAACTTCGCCCGTCACGGACACACCGTGGCACTGCACAACCGCAGCATCGCCAAGACCGACGCGTTGCTCGCGGCGCACGGTGCCGAGGGCGATTTCGTGCGCACCGAGACGATCGAGGAGTTCGTCGGCGCGCTGCAGCGGCCGCGCCGCGTGCTGATCATGGTCAAGGCAGGCGCACCCACCGACGCGGTGATCGAGGAGCTCGCCGCCGCGATGGACGAGGGCGACATCATCATCGACGGCGGCAACGCGCTGTTCACCGACACCATCCGCCGGGAGAAGGCGCTGCGTGAGCGCGGCCTGCACTTCGTCGGCGCCGGCATCTCCGGCGGCGAAGAGGGCGCGCTGAACGGCCCCGCCATCATGCCGGGCGGGCCGAAGGAGTCCTACGAAACGCTCGGTCCGCTGCTGGAGTCGATCGCCGCCCAGGTGGACGGGACGCCCTGCTGCACCCACATCGGGCCGGACGGCTCTGGTCACTTCGTGAAGATGGTGCACAACGGCATCGAGTACGCCGACATGCAGCTCATCGGCGAGGCCTACCACCTGCTGCGCGACGCGCTCGGCTTGGGCGCCGAGCAGATCGCCGACGTCTTCACCGGCTGGAACCAGGGCGAGCTGGAAAGCTACCTGGTCGAGATCACCGCCGAGGTGCTGAACCAGACCGACGCCAAGACCGGCACCCCGCTCGTCGACGTCATCCTCGACGCCGCCGAGCAGAAGGGCACCGGCCGCTGGACCGTCAAGGCGGCGCTGGATCTCGGGGTGCCGGTGACCGGCATCGCCGAGGCGGTCTTCGCGCGCGCCCTCTCCGGCGCCGCCGCACAGCGCGCGGCCGCGGGTGGTCTCGCCGCCGGGCAGCTGGCCGCCAAGCCCACCGACGTCGAGCAGTTCACCGCCGACATCGAAAGCGCGCTCTACGCCTCCAAAGTGGTGGCCTACGCCCAGGGCTTCGACCAGATCGCCGCCGCCAGTGTCGAATACGACTGGAACCTGAAGCCGGGCGATCTCGCGACCATCTGGCGCGGCGGCTGCATCATCCGCGCCCGCTTCCTCAACCGCATCAAGGACGCCTACGACACCAACCCCCAGCTGCCCAGCCTGATCCTCGATCCGTTCTTCCAGTCGGCCATCGAGAACGCCATCGACAGCTGGCGGCGGGTGGTGGCCACCGCGGTGCGGCTCGGCATCCCCGTGCCCGCCTTCGCCTCCTCGCTCGCCTACTACGACGGCCTGCGCGCCAAGCGTCTGCCCGCCGCGCTCACCCAGGCACAGCGGGACTACTTCGGCGCGCACACCTACGAGCGCATCGACATGCCGGGCAAGTTCCACACCCTGTGGAGCGGCGACCGCAGCGAGGTCGCGGCCGACTGA
- a CDS encoding PA14 domain-containing protein, which produces MNLRRQGNASVRWFPANWYRSSAVALSVLLVATLAQIMVSPPGTAAPLTPRAVPLLASGDSPSSKLELEPDTPLLDADFVPLARAGTVDSPGVGPRQRAQEGPKTVLVAPADDAILASETPMLKVAVTGAAEGTKYCFKVSTGFDGRTGSVAQSGCLPDPQWTVPRNVVANGGRYTWTVETVAKDAQIPTPADWVGHFTIDQRTGDPGPTPTDSLGPVTVNLFNGNVRFDAPGPIFSALGGHAGVTFAYNSRQSAPGGVRASYFNDPAHNGVPGDVPVLVRTESQVDLHWGNKWNDETNRDPLPPGLVDDWYVIRWEGYFQAPVAGDYRFAGAHTPGAKIWVGDRLVYNNPEAGGIFHDKFTEAGPKRDDEVTLAAGQRVPIKVELYHHSADPPAMVLWVKSTQGAPSLRIHNLVPRIVPSQWLYPADPAPLPAGWTLAMPASAYSHAAMLDGAVVLTDGAGGKHSWAKTAGGYRAPPGRDGVVAFDTKGRLSVSENGVVSLFHADGTLAEVSTVLDSKRPASLQYRYNGSPSRLTEIVDPVSGRSHKLYYNTDGSNACYGGASLPPGANSAPLQQLCRITYWDGTETRLWYLLNVLARIENPGAAIQDFSYLNLADVQQEYRETSSEIKRQELLASIGPLSFVRGNLGHDWASIQQFPSQALVHTAIQYKKFVEEPGVPERLRAVAVTGPSPDGGNLGKRPTHYYGYDLRNRKSIVNIDGTGGLNSPPDRTVTWDDAGRLLASTDAVGDTVRAEWNAKDKQTASVDTTGRRSTVIYDHADRPSSEYGPAPEHCFNGQLPKPECARTMPHVSKSYDENLVGLESAFYDNPFTAGVPKEWGTGVGSPDGTLKRNWGSAPPIANKDGWSGRFMGEVKFPATGEYKLGFTVVDGARLWIDDVLIVDSWTDKRSTAVARTYTNKTADSWHRIRVDYYNRGGKTGALDFTWTPPGSGSAVTVPGQNLQPRYGLETSNISHNGSERAPSKKISTDFSDPKNGIDPVFGLAVSTTGDPGGVNLTGRKLFEKPGQGFLRELAANLPAGDLANPDKRGTSVYYGDNESRANPCDAKSAAVYQGGQLKTATGAKNSDGAANVIETVYDARGLMVATRTNNEPWSCVSYDARGRIVKKSFPAMGDQPARTVTYDHAVGGNPLKLKVSDNSGSTTTMIDLLGQTVAYTDASGVTTTTYDGAGRKISETTAVKTATSTLNYHWDDASRLTGLDLDGARVATPGYNAGILDRVVYGNRSNLAITHNDAGSTTGLSWKVSGSTLASTVTRLRDQRIIDEKVTDTANPGKPYDYSYTYDGVGRLVAANVPFHQLTFRFDGDNGCGPNKKAGLNTNRTSFTDSFNGAPAVTTNYCYDDADRLLSTTGATDLSFTYDSYGNATMVGTDTLGYDSTLRHVSTSTAAGRKVTYTRGVDDRIVARTVKDGSNPAQVTRYGFTSDEGGPDLILDSSSNLRQRVLKLPGGAVFTKNYSQDKATNWSYPNIHGDILFTTDGAAVRTGAIRLYDPYGRNIDPATGAFGDIPEPATAEGGMDFGWLGQNTVPVEHVASQQALEMGARTYLPILGRFLQVDPVLGGSANSYDYVNADPINTFDLTGTTAQQDIERAIQDVVSAVAEIGAMIGEIFGTQPSGSERGDEIGSSRWEFGDGSYYERVLIFEHLHLESGIVSKLEGGGLLSMSVLGLLAAVNPAAAIPTGIAAALVGIQVGAIVLGKNKDGSSDIYRPPGWPLWTPGPQR; this is translated from the coding sequence ATGAATCTTCGCCGTCAGGGCAACGCCTCGGTGCGTTGGTTCCCTGCTAATTGGTATCGCTCGAGCGCGGTGGCGCTGTCAGTTCTGCTGGTCGCGACGTTGGCGCAGATAATGGTGTCGCCGCCGGGTACGGCGGCTCCGTTGACGCCGCGGGCTGTGCCGTTGTTGGCCTCGGGGGACAGCCCGTCCTCGAAGCTCGAGCTCGAGCCGGATACCCCTCTGCTCGATGCCGATTTCGTGCCGTTGGCGCGCGCTGGGACGGTCGACAGTCCTGGTGTGGGTCCGAGGCAGCGGGCACAGGAGGGCCCGAAGACGGTGCTGGTCGCTCCCGCCGATGACGCCATTCTGGCTTCCGAGACACCCATGTTGAAGGTCGCCGTGACCGGTGCTGCGGAGGGCACGAAGTATTGCTTCAAGGTCTCGACCGGTTTCGACGGCCGTACGGGCAGTGTGGCGCAGTCGGGGTGTCTGCCGGATCCGCAGTGGACGGTGCCTCGAAATGTGGTGGCGAACGGCGGCCGGTACACCTGGACCGTCGAGACCGTAGCCAAGGATGCGCAGATACCGACACCGGCGGATTGGGTCGGTCATTTCACCATCGATCAGCGCACGGGTGATCCGGGTCCGACCCCGACCGATTCGCTGGGGCCGGTGACGGTGAACCTGTTCAACGGCAATGTCCGTTTCGATGCCCCGGGACCGATTTTCTCGGCGTTGGGTGGGCACGCGGGGGTGACGTTCGCCTACAACTCCCGCCAAAGTGCGCCCGGGGGTGTGCGGGCGTCCTATTTCAACGATCCCGCCCACAACGGGGTCCCCGGTGACGTTCCGGTGCTGGTGCGCACCGAATCTCAGGTGGATCTGCATTGGGGCAACAAGTGGAATGACGAGACCAACCGGGACCCGCTGCCGCCCGGGCTGGTCGATGACTGGTACGTGATCCGGTGGGAGGGCTACTTCCAGGCCCCGGTCGCCGGCGACTATCGCTTCGCCGGAGCGCACACCCCTGGAGCGAAGATCTGGGTCGGCGATCGACTGGTCTACAACAACCCTGAGGCCGGGGGCATCTTCCATGACAAATTTACCGAGGCTGGTCCGAAACGTGACGACGAGGTGACGTTGGCCGCTGGTCAGCGGGTGCCGATCAAGGTCGAGCTGTATCACCATTCCGCTGACCCACCGGCGATGGTGTTGTGGGTCAAGAGCACTCAGGGCGCGCCGAGTCTGCGCATACATAATCTGGTGCCGCGGATCGTGCCGTCACAGTGGCTGTATCCCGCTGATCCGGCGCCGTTGCCTGCGGGCTGGACGTTGGCGATGCCGGCCAGTGCCTACAGCCACGCCGCGATGCTCGATGGTGCGGTGGTGCTCACCGACGGTGCGGGCGGCAAACACAGCTGGGCCAAGACTGCCGGTGGTTATCGCGCACCGCCGGGCCGCGATGGTGTGGTGGCCTTCGATACCAAGGGCCGACTGTCGGTTTCGGAGAACGGTGTGGTGTCGCTGTTTCATGCCGACGGCACCCTCGCCGAAGTCTCGACCGTGCTCGACAGCAAGAGACCCGCGTCGTTGCAGTACCGCTACAACGGGTCCCCGTCACGGCTGACCGAGATCGTCGATCCGGTATCGGGCCGCTCGCACAAGCTGTACTACAACACGGACGGCAGTAACGCCTGCTACGGCGGGGCGTCGCTACCGCCGGGCGCCAATTCCGCTCCCTTACAGCAGTTGTGCCGCATCACCTATTGGGATGGCACCGAAACACGGTTGTGGTATCTGCTGAACGTGCTGGCTCGGATCGAGAACCCGGGCGCGGCCATCCAGGACTTCAGCTACCTCAACCTGGCCGACGTTCAGCAGGAATATCGCGAGACCAGCAGCGAAATCAAACGCCAGGAACTGCTCGCCAGTATCGGGCCATTGAGCTTTGTCCGCGGCAACCTGGGCCACGACTGGGCTTCGATCCAACAGTTCCCCTCCCAGGCGCTCGTACACACGGCAATCCAGTACAAAAAGTTCGTCGAAGAACCCGGGGTGCCCGAGCGCCTGCGCGCCGTCGCTGTCACCGGACCGTCCCCCGATGGCGGCAACCTGGGAAAGCGGCCCACCCACTACTACGGCTACGACCTACGCAACCGGAAATCGATCGTCAACATCGACGGGACCGGCGGACTCAACTCGCCACCGGACCGCACCGTCACCTGGGACGATGCCGGACGCTTGCTCGCCTCGACCGACGCCGTCGGGGACACCGTCCGCGCCGAATGGAACGCCAAAGACAAGCAGACAGCCTCGGTCGATACGACCGGTCGGCGTTCGACGGTGATCTACGATCATGCCGATCGCCCGTCTAGCGAGTACGGTCCGGCCCCCGAGCATTGCTTCAACGGGCAATTGCCCAAACCAGAGTGCGCTCGAACCATGCCGCACGTCAGCAAGAGCTATGACGAGAATCTGGTCGGGTTGGAGTCCGCGTTCTACGACAACCCGTTCACCGCGGGTGTCCCGAAGGAGTGGGGCACCGGTGTCGGCAGCCCTGACGGCACCCTGAAACGCAACTGGGGATCGGCCCCGCCGATCGCGAACAAGGACGGCTGGTCGGGCCGATTCATGGGCGAGGTCAAATTCCCCGCGACCGGTGAGTACAAGCTCGGATTCACCGTCGTCGACGGAGCCCGATTGTGGATCGACGACGTGCTGATCGTGGACAGCTGGACCGACAAACGCAGCACCGCAGTCGCGCGCACCTACACGAACAAGACCGCCGACAGCTGGCATCGGATCCGCGTCGACTATTACAACCGCGGCGGCAAAACCGGAGCACTCGACTTCACCTGGACACCACCAGGTTCCGGTAGCGCAGTGACCGTGCCGGGCCAGAACCTCCAGCCCCGTTACGGGTTGGAGACAAGCAACATCAGCCATAACGGTTCAGAACGCGCACCCTCGAAGAAGATATCGACCGACTTTTCAGACCCGAAAAACGGGATCGACCCGGTGTTCGGTCTGGCCGTTTCCACCACCGGCGACCCGGGCGGAGTCAACCTGACGGGCCGCAAGTTGTTCGAGAAGCCCGGTCAGGGGTTCCTGCGGGAACTCGCCGCTAACCTGCCGGCTGGCGACCTCGCCAACCCCGACAAGCGTGGCACTTCGGTCTACTACGGCGACAACGAATCCCGCGCTAATCCGTGTGACGCCAAATCCGCAGCCGTCTATCAGGGCGGCCAGCTGAAAACAGCCACTGGAGCCAAAAACTCAGATGGAGCGGCGAATGTCATCGAGACGGTCTACGACGCTCGTGGCTTGATGGTTGCCACTCGTACCAACAACGAGCCCTGGTCGTGCGTCAGTTATGACGCCCGCGGACGCATTGTCAAGAAGTCGTTCCCGGCGATGGGGGACCAACCGGCACGGACCGTCACATATGACCATGCTGTCGGCGGCAACCCGCTCAAGCTGAAGGTCAGCGACAACAGCGGATCGACCACCACCATGATCGACCTACTCGGCCAGACCGTGGCCTACACCGACGCAAGCGGGGTCACCACCACCACCTACGACGGTGCAGGTCGCAAGATCAGTGAAACCACCGCAGTCAAGACGGCTACCTCCACCCTGAACTACCACTGGGACGACGCGTCGCGGCTGACCGGCCTAGACCTCGACGGGGCCCGGGTCGCAACCCCGGGCTACAACGCGGGAATCCTGGACAGGGTCGTCTACGGCAACCGATCCAACCTCGCGATCACCCACAACGACGCCGGCTCAACGACAGGCCTGTCATGGAAGGTATCGGGCTCCACCCTCGCCAGCACGGTCACCCGATTGCGTGACCAACGCATCATCGACGAAAAGGTCACTGACACAGCCAATCCCGGCAAACCGTACGACTACAGCTACACCTACGACGGTGTGGGACGCCTGGTCGCGGCCAACGTGCCGTTCCATCAGTTGACCTTCCGTTTCGATGGCGATAACGGCTGTGGGCCGAACAAGAAGGCGGGATTGAACACCAACCGCACCTCCTTCACCGACAGCTTCAACGGCGCCCCCGCAGTCACCACCAACTACTGCTACGACGACGCCGACCGCCTCCTGTCCACCACAGGCGCCACTGACCTGTCGTTCACCTACGACAGCTATGGCAACGCAACCATGGTCGGCACTGACACCCTTGGTTACGATTCCACTCTTCGGCACGTATCCACCAGTACAGCCGCTGGCCGCAAGGTCACCTACACGCGCGGGGTCGACGACCGCATCGTGGCGCGGACGGTCAAAGACGGTAGCAACCCCGCACAAGTCACCCGTTACGGTTTCACTTCCGACGAAGGTGGCCCCGATCTCATTCTCGACAGCTCAAGCAACCTTCGCCAACGAGTACTGAAACTGCCTGGTGGGGCGGTATTTACCAAGAACTACAGCCAGGACAAGGCAACCAACTGGTCCTATCCCAACATCCACGGCGACATCCTGTTCACCACAGATGGAGCCGCCGTCCGTACCGGCGCCATCCGCTTATATGACCCATACGGTCGAAACATCGACCCGGCCACCGGCGCCTTCGGCGACATCCCGGAACCAGCCACTGCCGAGGGCGGCATGGACTTCGGGTGGCTCGGCCAAAACACAGTCCCGGTCGAGCACGTCGCCAGCCAGCAAGCACTGGAAATGGGCGCACGCACCTACTTGCCCATCCTTGGTCGATTCCTTCAGGTAGACCCAGTCCTTGGAGGATCCGCGAACAGCTATGACTACGTCAACGCCGACCCCATCAACACCTTCGACCTCACGGGCACGACGGCCCAACAAGATATCGAGCGTGCCATACAGGATGTGGTGTCCGCGGTCGCTGAAATCGGAGCGATGATCGGCGAAATATTCGGTACTCAACCATCTGGCAGCGAGCGAGGTGACGAGATCGGTTCGTCACGGTGGGAATTCGGCGACGGCAGCTACTATGAGAGAGTTTTGATCTTCGAACATCTGCACCTGGAGTCCGGGATTGTTAGCAAACTGGAGGGCGGGGGGCTGTTAAGTATGTCAGTACTTGGCCTTTTGGCTGCGGTCAATCCGGCGGCGGCGATACCGACGGGGATAGCCGCTGCACTAGTCGGGATTCAGGTTGGCGCGATTGTACTGGGCAAAAACAAGGACGGTTCCTCGGATATATATAGACCCCCCGGTTGGCCTCTGTGGACTCCAGGGCCCCAGCGTTGA
- a CDS encoding purine-nucleoside phosphorylase has translation MPLRRWVVACIVFALAASLAGCAGSDEAKPVKVGVLVITMFDPETEPWLQRETLPVTVDLPTAYKPVRCNDTGLCVAQTGQGKTNAASTMMALLDSPKLDFRDAYFLTVGTAGAPPDQGTLGGAAWARWVVDFDLGNHLVPAEAPDLPYGYRPVENYDTAAYHLNESLVETAFRLTEHAALADSPEAAAERAQFPGQEGRTPAVAMCDTMTGDDWYSGKQLSDTARHIMGVRTEGRGVYCTTQMEDNATAAVLRRHGKLDRYLSLRTVSNFDQPYPGQSVLDHIEQQSAGFRLALDNGYTLGRLVVDHLLQDAR, from the coding sequence ATGCCGCTCCGTCGCTGGGTCGTCGCCTGCATCGTGTTCGCCCTCGCCGCGTCGCTCGCCGGATGCGCGGGCTCGGACGAGGCGAAGCCGGTCAAGGTCGGGGTGCTGGTGATCACCATGTTCGACCCGGAGACCGAGCCGTGGTTGCAACGCGAAACGTTGCCGGTCACCGTGGACCTGCCCACCGCGTACAAGCCGGTGCGCTGCAACGACACCGGCCTCTGCGTCGCGCAGACCGGGCAGGGCAAGACCAATGCCGCATCGACCATGATGGCGCTGCTGGACAGCCCGAAGCTCGATTTCCGCGATGCCTACTTCCTCACCGTCGGCACCGCGGGCGCGCCGCCGGACCAGGGCACGCTCGGCGGCGCCGCCTGGGCACGCTGGGTGGTGGACTTCGATCTCGGTAACCACCTCGTGCCCGCGGAGGCGCCGGATCTGCCGTACGGCTACCGGCCCGTCGAGAACTACGACACCGCCGCCTACCACTTGAACGAGTCGCTGGTGGAGACCGCGTTCCGGTTGACCGAACACGCCGCGCTCGCCGACAGCCCCGAGGCCGCCGCCGAGCGCGCGCAATTCCCGGGGCAGGAAGGGCGTACGCCCGCGGTCGCCATGTGCGACACCATGACCGGTGACGACTGGTACTCCGGCAAACAGCTCTCCGACACCGCGCGCCACATCATGGGCGTGCGCACCGAGGGCCGCGGCGTCTACTGCACGACGCAGATGGAGGACAACGCCACCGCCGCGGTGCTGCGGCGGCACGGCAAGCTGGATCGGTATCTGTCGTTGCGCACCGTCAGCAACTTCGATCAGCCCTATCCGGGGCAGAGCGTCCTCGACCACATCGAGCAGCAGTCCGCCGGGTTCCGGCTGGCGCTGGACAACGGCTACACGCTCGGCCGTCTTGTGGTCGACCACCTGTTGCAGGACGCCCGCTAG
- a CDS encoding siderophore-interacting protein: MNRAAHLERIAEVLDGEAGGAKVPYPIGLREVAVLDARMVGSGLRRLTFGGPELAGFESHAPTEHVRLIYPDPDGTLRLPEQVDLALKWPRPLPISREYTVRRYDATAGELDIDFALHPGGHAAEWAAAATPGTRVYIAGPPGGLVVPFTYDRYLMAGDITALPAIARWLEALPADAAGWAFIEVTDESEQIELSAPAGVEVHWLYRGDVAPGCSDLLERAVRAVALPEGERIYAWIAAEAGVVRPLRRWVREVLRAKPGDSDVTAYWKRGHADFDEDHEADAG; encoded by the coding sequence ATGAACCGGGCGGCTCATCTCGAACGGATCGCCGAGGTGCTCGACGGCGAGGCGGGCGGCGCCAAGGTGCCGTACCCGATCGGACTGCGCGAAGTGGCCGTGCTCGACGCCAGGATGGTCGGGTCCGGGCTGCGGCGATTGACCTTCGGCGGCCCCGAGCTGGCCGGTTTCGAAAGTCATGCCCCGACCGAACACGTCCGGCTGATCTACCCCGATCCCGACGGCACGCTGCGCCTGCCCGAGCAGGTCGATCTGGCCCTGAAATGGCCGCGCCCGCTGCCGATTTCACGCGAGTACACGGTGCGGCGCTACGACGCGACGGCCGGTGAGCTCGATATCGACTTCGCGCTGCATCCCGGTGGTCACGCGGCCGAGTGGGCCGCGGCGGCGACGCCGGGGACGCGGGTGTACATCGCGGGTCCGCCCGGCGGACTGGTGGTGCCGTTCACCTACGACCGGTACCTGATGGCGGGGGACATCACCGCGCTGCCCGCGATCGCCCGCTGGCTGGAGGCGCTGCCCGCCGACGCGGCGGGCTGGGCCTTCATCGAGGTGACCGACGAGTCGGAGCAGATCGAGCTGAGCGCGCCCGCCGGTGTCGAGGTGCACTGGTTGTACCGGGGCGATGTCGCGCCGGGGTGTTCGGACCTGCTCGAGCGCGCGGTCCGCGCGGTGGCCCTGCCCGAGGGCGAACGGATCTACGCCTGGATCGCCGCCGAGGCGGGCGTGGTGCGCCCGCTGCGTCGCTGGGTACGAGAAGTGTTGCGCGCCAAGCCCGGTGATTCCGATGTCACGGCCTACTGGAAGCGCGGGCACGCGGACTTCGACGAGGACCACGAGGCCGACGCCGGATAA